The proteins below come from a single Triticum aestivum cultivar Chinese Spring chromosome 5D, IWGSC CS RefSeq v2.1, whole genome shotgun sequence genomic window:
- the LOC123125967 gene encoding uncharacterized protein — MEDDDTVPHLPMDIMYKIPAHISDTASLARLASSSKFWRNLIKDPTFLDRLRRRHHDHGFTPSLLLGFFYQDKKRSSPNLWKHHIDKTRCLAPSFMRVSELSQFVGSKSARNAIKPLSLETFIPGLGASLNFYKPIASQDNFLALHRQSKATAANGGWAINDLLFVCNPLTGETFEIPSHLYVPPDHYALFVSNDVDINGRMSQSFELTAIWIKKGDRFICVCYSSKTGTWTRSQGVPQLMHGLYLVSSSTAASFGVIRWLCGSWKQMSVTHVATLHIGNMALSYLEIPPEAKRNKAPVPGSSADGGILLVIVQGLQMTLWKHNSALGSDSSSWVLSERIDMRSSLPQRVATLGIRAKVRLEMFRGKSGTMVLWIDEEGLFLFSLSDRSMRRIDRAHLTKKYFLCPYEIDWLSCLAITNLVVDGSLSLDAERQRTQGRWRTLMGMNLATNGAS, encoded by the coding sequence ATGGAGGACGACGATACTGTACCGCATCTTCCTATGGACATCATGTACAAGATCCCAGCACACATATCTGATACAGCCTCCCTTGCCCGCCTTGCTTCGTCCAGCAAGTTCTGGCGCAATCTCATCAAGGACCCAACCTTCCTTGATCGCCTTAGGAGGCGGCACCACGACCATGGCTTCACCCCTTCCCTCCTTCTTGGCTTCTTCTACCAGGACAAGAAAAGGTCTTCTCCAAACCTCTGGAAGCATCATATTGACAAAACACGCTGTTTGGCACCAAGCTTCATGCGGGTGTCAGAATTATCACAATTTGTTGGCAGCAAATCCGCTCGCAATGCTATCAAGCCACTATCCCTTGAGACCTTCATTCCAGGTCTTGGTGCCAGCCTCAACTTCTATAAGCCCATTGCATCCCAGGACAACTTCCTGGCCCTTCACCGTCAATCAAAAGCTACCGCTGCCAATGGTGGTTGGGCCATCAatgatttgttatttgtgtgcaatcCTCTCACTGGTGAAACCTTTGAGATTCCTAGCCACTTATATGTACCTCCCGACCATTATGCCTTGTTTGTCTCCAATGATGTCGACATTAACGGACGAATGTCCCAGTCCTTCGAACTGACTGCCATTTGGATAAAAAAGGGAGATCGTTTCATCTGTGTGTGCTACAGCTCGAAGACTGGAACATGGACGAGGTCTCAAGGAGTTCCTCAGCTAATGCATGGCCTTTACTTGGTGTCATCCTCAACCGCTGCTTCGTTTGGTGTCATCCGTTGGCTCTGTGGTAGCTGGAAACAAATGTCAGTTACTCACGTTGCCACACTGCACATTGGCAATATGGCGCTGTCATACCTGGAGATCCCACCCGAAGCAAAGCGCAACAAGGCGCCAGTGCCGGGGAGTTCAGCAGATGGTGGGATTCTGTTGGTCATCGTGCAAGGGCTTCAGATGACACTTTGGAAACACAACAGTGCGCTTGGCAGTGACTCCAGCAGCTGGGTGCTTTCTGAAAGGATTGACATGAGAAGTTCCTTGCCGCAGCGGGTGGCCACGTTGGGGATCAGGGCAAAGGTCAGATTGGAGATGTTCCGAGGCAAAAGTGGGACGATGGTGCTCTGGATCGATGAGGAAGGCCTCTTTCTGTTCAGCCTCAGCGATAGGTCGATGAGGAGGATCGACAGAGCGCATCTGACCAAGAAGTACTTCCTCTGCCCATATGAGATAGATTGGCTGTCCTGCCTCGCAATCACGAACCTTGTCGTCGATGGCTCGCTGTCTTTGGATGCAGAAAGGCAGAGGACCCAAGGCAGATGGAGGACATTAATGGGTATGAATTTGGCGACAAACGGAGCATCTTAA